The following coding sequences lie in one Zingiber officinale cultivar Zhangliang chromosome 2B, Zo_v1.1, whole genome shotgun sequence genomic window:
- the LOC122049194 gene encoding probable indole-3-pyruvate monooxygenase YUCCA5: MTNQCCDEFLSRPCTWVNGPIIVGAGPSGLAVAAGLRRQGVPFVVLERADCIASLWRRCTYDRLKLHLPKRFCQLPHLPFPDEFPEYPSKSQFVDYLDAYAARFEIRPRFGHSVRSARYDAATGLWRVVSAVGGAEVEYIGRWLVVATGENAEKVVPELEGLGEQFGGDVSHVCDYKSGERYSGKRVLVVGCGNSGMEISLDLCDHGASPAMVVRDSVHVLPREVMGKSTFELAVLLLKWLPERLVDKILMAVAWAALGNVAKLGLKRPSVGPLELKNKHGRTPVLDIGALAKIKSGEIKVVPGIKRFFPGKVELVDGQMLDVDSVILATGYRSNVPQWLQGCDDFFRKEDGLPTTPFPNGWKGSCGLYAVGFTKRGLSGAAADSVRIAGDIGEAWRAETKLAKRRS; this comes from the exons ATGACGAACCAATGCTGCGACGAGTTCTTGTCGCGGCCATGCACGTGGGTGAACGGGCCAATCATCGTCGGCGCAGGGCCCTCGGGGCTGGCCGTGGCGGCGGGGCTGAGGAGGCAGGGCGTCCCCTTCGTCGTGCTGGAGCGCGCGGACTGCATTGCGTCGCTCTGGCGGCGCTGCACCTACGACCGGCTCAAGCTGCACCTCCCTAAGAGGTTCTGCCAGCTGCCGCACCTGCCGTTTCCCGACGAGTTCCCGGAGTACCCTTCCAAGTCTCAGTTCGTCGACTACTTGGACGCGTACGCCGCCCGCTTCGAGATCCGGCCGCGGTTCGGGCACTCCGTTCGATCGGCCAGGTACGACGCCGCCACCGGGCTCTGGCGAGTGGTGTCCGCCGTCGGCGGCGCAGAGGTGGAGTACATCGGGCGGTGGCTGGTGGTGGCGACTGGGGAGAACGCGGAGAAGGTAGTGCCGGAGCTGGAGGGGCTCGGGGAGCAGTTCGGCGGGGACGTGAGCCACGTGTGCGATTACAAGTCCGGCGAGCGGTACAGCGGCAAGCGAGTGCTCGTCGTCGGCTGCGGCAACTCCGGCATGGAGATCTCCCTCGACCTCTGCGACCACGGCGCCTCTCCCGCCATGGTCGTCCGCGATTCG GTCCACGTTCTCCCGAGGGAAGTGATGGGCAAGTCGACGTTCGAGCTGGCGGTGCTGCTGCTCAAGTGGCTGCCGGAGAGACTGGTCGACAAGATCCTCATGGCGGTCGCCTGGGCCGCCCTCGGCAACGTTGCCAAGCTCGGATTGAAGCGCCCATCCGTCGGCCCCCTCGAGCTCAAGAACAAGCACGGGAGGACGCCGGTGCTGGACATCGGCGCGCTCGCCAAAATAAAGTCCGGCGAGATCAAAGTCGTCCCCGGGATCAAGAGATTCTTCCCCGGAAAAGTCGAGCTCGTCGACGGCCAAATGCTCGACGTCGATTCCGTGATCCTGGCCACCGGATACCGCAGCAACGTCCCCCAATGGCTTCAG GGATGCGACGATTTCTTCCGCAAGGAGGATGGGCTGCCGACGACGCCATTTCCCAATGGATGGAAAGGGAGCTGTGGACTCTACGCCGTCGGCTTCACGAAAAGAGGGCTCTCCGGCGCCGCCGCAGATTCGGTGAGGATCGCCGGCGACATTGGCGAGGCCTGGCGAGCAGAGACGAAGCTCGCCAAGAGGCGATCATGA